Below is a genomic region from Granulibacter bethesdensis CGDNIH1.
CGCCGACAAGCTCGGCAACAAGATTTATGGCATCGAGCCGGGCAATGACGGCAACCGTCACATTCTGGAAATGATCGGCAGCAACGCCAATAATCTTGGCAAGTTCAAGCTGATTGAAAGCAGCGAGCAGGGCATGCTGGCTGAAATAGACCGCAAAATCCGGAACAAGGAACCCATCGTGTTTCTGGGATGGGAGCCTCATCCGATGAACACACTTTACAAGATCCAGTATCTGACCGGCGGTGACAAGGAATTCGGCCCGAACTACGGTGGCGCTGAAATCTTCACCAACACCTGGAAGGGCTATTCAGAGAAATGCCCGAATGTCGGGAAGCTGCTGCACAATATGCATTTCTCGCTCGATGGTGAGAATAAAATGATGGATGCGATCATGAATCATCATGTCGATCCACCGAAGGCTGCGAAAGCCTGGCTCCGCAGCAATCCCGACACTGTCAAAACATGGCTGGATGGCGTGACGACTTATGATGGTTCGCCG
It encodes:
- a CDS encoding choline ABC transporter substrate-binding protein; its protein translation is MLNSVTARLRAVLMAGVSFGLFASTAAQADPSSCRKVRLSDIGWTDVSATTAVTAALLKDLGYRPDVALLSLPVTYRSLADKQLDVFTGNWMPSGAADRKPYEASLDIIGPNLTGAKYTLAVPAYLYDAGLHDFADISKFADKLGNKIYGIEPGNDGNRHILEMIGSNANNLGKFKLIESSEQGMLAEIDRKIRNKEPIVFLGWEPHPMNTLYKIQYLTGGDKEFGPNYGGAEIFTNTWKGYSEKCPNVGKLLHNMHFSLDGENKMMDAIMNHHVDPPKAAKAWLRSNPDTVKTWLDGVTTYDGSPGWEAVKAKLGD